In Luteitalea sp. TBR-22, one genomic interval encodes:
- a CDS encoding nuclear transport factor 2 family protein, with amino-acid sequence MTNLLPLLRSGWLRLAVAVTLSATAEGVRAQDPPGPPRYVPASQELHDTIVRLDARWEDAYNTCKMDVHEALIAEDLEFFHDLGGLSTSKRQVLEAVKANVCGKVTRELLPGSIEVYPIKDYGAVQMGYHRFRNVNEPGVGRYARFVHVWRLADGRWQLTRVISLH; translated from the coding sequence ATGACGAACCTGCTGCCCTTGCTGCGTTCCGGCTGGCTTCGGCTGGCTGTCGCCGTCACCCTGTCGGCCACCGCAGAAGGGGTCCGAGCGCAGGACCCGCCGGGGCCGCCGCGTTACGTGCCGGCGTCGCAGGAGCTCCACGACACGATCGTGCGGCTCGACGCCCGGTGGGAAGACGCCTACAACACCTGCAAGATGGACGTGCACGAGGCGCTGATTGCCGAGGATCTCGAGTTCTTCCACGACCTCGGCGGGCTCAGCACGTCGAAGCGGCAGGTGCTCGAGGCAGTGAAGGCCAACGTGTGCGGGAAGGTGACGCGCGAGCTGCTGCCGGGCAGCATCGAGGTGTATCCCATCAAGGACTACGGCGCCGTCCAGATGGGCTATCACCGCTTCCGCAACGTCAACGAACCCGGCGTGGGCCGGTACGCGCGATTCGTGCACGTGTGGCGACTTGCCGACGGACGCTGGCAGTTGACCCGCGTGATCAGCCTGCACTGA
- a CDS encoding B3/4 domain-containing protein, translating to MILQVAPDVADIVVPAVIVRRGVTCHPHDPRLDAPLAAAAEALRSAVGLEEPLAATRTMYKRMGVDPTKTRPSSEALLRRVRKGEPLPRVNGLVDIVNWCSVETQISFGLYDLAKVERPVTLRLGAAGEGYDGIRKDRVNVEGRLALVDAQGPFGNPTSDSARTMTTPDTRDVLVVLYVPAVMPRALGERALALTRERLATFAGGVEEPTDAQGR from the coding sequence GTGATTTTGCAGGTCGCCCCGGACGTGGCCGACATCGTGGTGCCGGCGGTGATCGTGCGTCGCGGCGTCACCTGCCATCCCCACGATCCGCGGCTCGACGCGCCGTTGGCGGCGGCCGCCGAGGCCCTGCGATCGGCGGTCGGCCTCGAGGAACCGCTCGCGGCGACGCGCACCATGTACAAGCGCATGGGCGTCGACCCCACCAAGACGCGCCCGTCGAGCGAGGCCTTGCTGCGGCGGGTGCGGAAGGGGGAGCCGCTCCCGCGCGTGAACGGGCTGGTCGACATCGTCAACTGGTGCTCGGTGGAGACGCAAATCTCGTTCGGCCTGTACGACCTGGCGAAGGTCGAGCGGCCGGTCACGCTGCGCCTCGGTGCGGCAGGCGAGGGCTACGACGGCATCCGCAAGGACCGCGTCAACGTCGAGGGGCGGCTGGCGCTGGTCGATGCGCAGGGCCCGTTCGGCAATCCCACCTCGGATTCCGCGCGCACCATGACCACTCCGGACACGCGCGACGTGCTGGTGGTGTTGTACGTCCCCGCAGTGATGCCGCGCGCCCTGGGCGAACGCGCCCTCGCCCTGACGCGCGAGCGCCTCGCCACGTTTGCCGGAGGCGTGGAGGAGCCTACCGACGCGCAGGGACGGTAA
- a CDS encoding PIN/TRAM domain-containing protein: MTWFVFARVLFVAAVAYSASLVRPVHELAVVNVLFGAGLAGLVVVFETQLRDTAVSSMLGAVLGGTIGLSIAKTITTTLFWADTQDSRVAFLHTVTLLALTYLGLVVGGRKGEWLEPARLISVFRATAPKKHYKILDTSVIIDGRIADICATGFLDGTLVIPQFVLKELQFVADSSDAMKRNRGRRGLDILQKIQKMANLDVVISDVDFPDVKEVDLKLIELARSLEGRIVTNDFNLNKVAELRGVHVLNINELANSLKPVVLPGEYMKVFILKEGREYNQGVAYLDDGTMVVVDNGRKMISKNIDVVVTSVLQTTAGKMIFGRYIDPALEATRTDGEASGAAPTVPGTQTASFRRARAVPQT; this comes from the coding sequence ATGACGTGGTTCGTGTTTGCCCGCGTGCTCTTCGTGGCCGCGGTCGCGTATTCGGCCTCGCTGGTCAGGCCCGTCCACGAGTTGGCCGTCGTCAACGTCCTGTTCGGGGCGGGGCTGGCCGGGCTCGTGGTCGTGTTCGAGACCCAGCTCCGTGACACCGCCGTGTCGTCGATGCTGGGCGCCGTCCTCGGCGGCACCATCGGCCTCAGCATCGCCAAGACCATCACCACCACACTGTTCTGGGCCGACACCCAGGACAGCCGGGTCGCCTTCCTCCACACCGTCACCCTGCTCGCCCTCACGTATCTGGGCCTGGTGGTCGGTGGCCGGAAGGGCGAGTGGCTCGAGCCGGCGCGCCTGATCAGCGTGTTCCGCGCCACCGCGCCCAAGAAGCATTACAAGATCCTCGACACCAGCGTGATCATCGACGGCCGCATCGCCGACATCTGCGCCACCGGCTTCCTCGACGGCACCCTCGTCATCCCGCAGTTCGTGCTGAAGGAACTGCAGTTCGTCGCCGACTCGTCGGATGCGATGAAGCGCAACCGCGGTCGCCGCGGCCTCGACATCCTGCAGAAGATCCAGAAGATGGCCAACCTCGACGTGGTCATCTCCGACGTCGACTTCCCCGACGTCAAGGAGGTCGACCTCAAGTTGATCGAGCTGGCCCGGTCGCTCGAGGGGCGCATCGTCACCAACGACTTCAACCTCAACAAGGTGGCCGAGCTCCGCGGCGTGCACGTGCTCAACATCAACGAGCTCGCCAACTCGCTCAAGCCGGTCGTGCTGCCCGGCGAGTACATGAAGGTCTTCATCCTCAAGGAAGGCCGCGAGTACAACCAGGGCGTCGCCTATCTCGACGACGGCACCATGGTGGTCGTCGACAACGGCCGCAAGATGATCAGCAAGAACATCGACGTGGTCGTCACCAGCGTGCTGCAGACGACGGCGGGCAAGATGATCTTCGGGCGCTACATCGACCCGGCCCTCGAAGCGACTCGCACCGACGGCGAGGCCAGCGGCGCTGCGCCCACGGTGCCGGGGACGCAGACCGCATCCTTCCGCCGGGCACGGGCCGTGCCGCAGACCTGA
- the ispD gene encoding 2-C-methyl-D-erythritol 4-phosphate cytidylyltransferase has product MIVDVVVAAGGQGRRLGGAVAKQWLTLGDRTIFERSVAACAASPRVRGVVAVVPAADLDAARVLASAAAGGKLITIVAGGARRQDSVAAGLAAVGPDVDVVLVHDAARPFVTDAVIDRVIDATARTGVAIAAARVHDTVKHVSLDGDTRWIDGTIPREDLALAQTPQGFRRDVLDALLPAMTSPVDVTDEASLAERLGHRVQVVEGHPDNVKITTEDDLARARRALGADRVLSVARIGIGYDSHRFADGRRLVIGGVHVPDARGLAGHSDGDAVCHAVTDAVLGAANLGDVGGLFPDTDPAFKDADSLALLRDAFARVQAAGWRLGNLDLVVICHRPKIGRIADALRASLAGALASTPDRISVKGKTPEGTSALEDAMIVHAVALLER; this is encoded by the coding sequence GTGATCGTCGACGTCGTGGTGGCCGCGGGCGGACAGGGGCGTCGTCTGGGCGGCGCCGTGGCCAAGCAGTGGCTCACGCTCGGCGACCGCACGATCTTCGAGCGCAGCGTCGCCGCGTGCGCCGCCTCACCGAGGGTGCGCGGCGTGGTCGCCGTGGTGCCCGCCGCCGATCTCGACGCGGCGCGCGTGCTCGCCTCGGCGGCTGCCGGCGGCAAGCTGATCACCATCGTCGCGGGCGGGGCGCGTCGGCAGGACTCGGTGGCGGCAGGACTGGCTGCCGTGGGACCCGACGTCGACGTGGTGCTGGTGCACGACGCCGCGCGCCCGTTCGTGACCGACGCGGTCATCGATCGGGTCATCGACGCGACGGCGCGCACTGGCGTCGCGATTGCGGCAGCCCGCGTCCACGACACCGTCAAGCACGTCTCGCTGGACGGCGACACGCGCTGGATCGACGGCACGATTCCCCGTGAGGATCTTGCGCTGGCGCAGACGCCGCAGGGCTTTCGTCGCGACGTGCTCGACGCCCTGTTGCCGGCCATGACCTCGCCCGTGGACGTGACCGATGAGGCCTCGCTGGCCGAGCGGCTAGGCCACCGCGTGCAGGTGGTCGAGGGGCATCCCGACAACGTGAAAATCACCACCGAGGACGACCTCGCCCGTGCCCGCCGCGCACTCGGCGCCGACCGAGTCCTGTCGGTCGCGCGCATCGGCATCGGCTACGACTCGCATCGCTTCGCCGACGGCCGCCGCCTCGTCATCGGCGGCGTGCACGTCCCCGACGCGCGCGGGCTGGCCGGCCACTCCGACGGCGACGCCGTGTGCCACGCCGTGACCGACGCCGTGCTCGGCGCGGCCAACCTCGGCGACGTCGGCGGCCTCTTCCCGGACACCGACCCGGCGTTCAAGGATGCCGACAGTCTTGCGCTGCTGCGGGACGCCTTCGCCAGGGTGCAGGCGGCCGGTTGGCGGCTGGGCAATCTCGATCTCGTCGTGATCTGCCATCGCCCGAAGATCGGCAGGATCGCCGACGCGCTGCGGGCATCGCTGGCGGGCGCGCTTGCGTCCACGCCCGATCGCATCAGTGTCAAAGGCAAGACCCCCGAAGGCACCAGCGCGCTCGAGGACGCGATGATCGTGCACGCGGTAGCCCTGCTCGAACGCTGA
- a CDS encoding glycosyltransferase family 39 protein — protein MRDAARPLLALALVGLLLGAALVTFRSLRDIDPRGRASWAAAPVVVADVPTDLTVFLPACDVRAIVVHPAPGTQGRLGIDYFRYVLDKRGDTWPSGTGGAEVRVAGDAPIALPMKDAAVSWRQALTLRMRSVDAAGQPVAGRPIALDAARPVSLDLFEDPALGRFSCAFDAGSRGQAWATLGAVVITLAATGLLAAAWLARAVGDTWAWASPRAATLAAATMVGATTLAYAFVVPPFEPPDELAHLEYARYVATTGTLPRAVPPPGDPWRPSSYEWVQQPLYYLGAAAILKATGLDTPAPALVDNPRARIRPNGTEPTLFHHGAPPMPATGHQALRLLRLVSWLMAVATTLVIARLVRAVSADWLVIATTAGGLALMPQWDAVMGAVSTDPPATLLAALATLAVVRLAHGRDSTPWLLLTGALIGAAYVVKATAVFLAPMAVLACVLDAANRERLGTGLPTSDELSRVLARALRPVLLVGLGIAATAAWVHVRAWLVFGDPQAFAFKKAILEAGGFVPTPGPMPWTGAFWAQMRVMVFEPFWARFGSLGAGPFPGSRVWLAYAVASVVIVGAAVAGVPAWLRAGWREVQADRGGKAACTSMALLVCATGVALGLAAWVAVNLAPRADMVVHWTPRHILPLTAPAALLVAAGLERVRHAPALASRVMAVTIGVTLLALGLASLGVLKATVLMFHFGY, from the coding sequence ATGCGGGACGCGGCACGCCCACTGCTGGCGCTGGCACTCGTCGGGCTGTTGCTGGGCGCGGCGCTGGTGACGTTCCGCAGTCTCCGGGACATCGACCCTCGCGGACGGGCCTCGTGGGCGGCAGCGCCGGTCGTGGTGGCGGATGTGCCGACCGATCTGACGGTGTTCCTGCCCGCGTGCGACGTTCGCGCCATCGTCGTGCACCCCGCTCCCGGCACGCAGGGTCGGCTGGGCATCGACTACTTCCGATACGTCCTCGACAAGCGCGGCGACACCTGGCCCTCGGGCACCGGTGGCGCCGAGGTGCGCGTCGCGGGCGATGCCCCGATCGCCCTGCCGATGAAGGATGCCGCCGTGTCGTGGCGGCAGGCGCTCACCCTGCGCATGCGGTCGGTGGACGCCGCCGGCCAGCCCGTGGCGGGTCGGCCCATCGCGCTCGACGCCGCGCGCCCGGTGTCTCTCGACCTGTTCGAGGACCCGGCGCTCGGGCGCTTCTCGTGCGCGTTCGACGCGGGCAGTCGCGGCCAGGCATGGGCCACCCTGGGCGCGGTCGTGATCACGCTCGCCGCGACGGGCCTGCTCGCCGCCGCGTGGCTGGCGCGGGCCGTCGGCGACACGTGGGCGTGGGCCTCGCCGCGCGCCGCGACGCTGGCCGCCGCGACGATGGTCGGCGCGACAACGCTCGCGTACGCCTTCGTGGTGCCGCCCTTCGAACCGCCGGACGAACTGGCCCACCTGGAGTACGCGCGCTACGTCGCCACCACCGGCACCCTCCCGCGCGCCGTTCCGCCTCCCGGGGATCCCTGGCGGCCGTCGTCCTACGAATGGGTGCAGCAACCGCTCTACTACCTCGGGGCGGCCGCCATCCTGAAGGCCACCGGCCTGGACACGCCCGCGCCGGCGCTCGTCGACAATCCCCGCGCGCGCATCCGCCCGAACGGCACCGAGCCGACGCTGTTCCACCACGGCGCCCCGCCGATGCCGGCCACCGGCCACCAGGCCCTGCGACTGCTCCGCCTCGTATCGTGGCTGATGGCCGTGGCGACCACGCTGGTCATCGCGAGACTCGTGCGCGCGGTGAGCGCCGACTGGCTCGTGATCGCCACGACCGCCGGCGGACTGGCGCTGATGCCGCAATGGGACGCCGTGATGGGCGCTGTCTCCACCGACCCGCCCGCGACGCTGCTGGCGGCGCTCGCGACGCTGGCCGTCGTGCGGCTCGCCCATGGTCGTGACAGCACGCCCTGGCTGCTGCTCACCGGCGCGCTGATAGGCGCCGCCTACGTCGTCAAGGCCACCGCCGTGTTCCTCGCGCCGATGGCCGTCCTGGCGTGCGTGCTCGACGCCGCCAATCGCGAGCGGCTCGGCACCGGCCTGCCGACCTCCGACGAACTGTCGCGCGTGCTGGCCAGGGCCCTGCGCCCGGTGCTGCTGGTGGGACTGGGCATCGCGGCGACCGCCGCGTGGGTGCACGTGCGCGCCTGGCTGGTCTTCGGCGACCCGCAGGCGTTCGCTTTCAAGAAGGCCATCCTCGAGGCCGGCGGGTTCGTGCCGACGCCCGGGCCGATGCCCTGGACCGGCGCGTTCTGGGCGCAGATGCGCGTGATGGTGTTCGAGCCGTTCTGGGCGCGCTTCGGCTCCCTCGGCGCCGGGCCGTTCCCGGGCAGCCGCGTGTGGCTGGCCTACGCGGTGGCGTCGGTCGTGATTGTCGGGGCTGCCGTCGCCGGCGTGCCCGCCTGGCTGCGCGCCGGCTGGCGCGAGGTGCAGGCCGATCGCGGCGGCAAGGCCGCGTGCACGTCGATGGCGCTGCTGGTGTGCGCGACGGGCGTCGCGCTGGGGCTGGCCGCGTGGGTGGCCGTGAACCTGGCGCCGCGCGCCGACATGGTGGTGCACTGGACGCCGCGCCACATCCTGCCGCTCACCGCGCCCGCGGCGCTGCTGGTCGCCGCTGGCCTCGAGCGGGTCCGTCATGCTCCGGCGCTGGCCTCACGTGTGATGGCCGTGACGATCGGCGTCACCCTGCTGGCCCTCGGACTGGCCAGCCTGGGCGTGCTCAAGGCGACGGTGCTGATGTTCCACTTCGGGTACTAG
- a CDS encoding 1-acyl-sn-glycerol-3-phosphate acyltransferase, translating to MRVPPFHWWRTVFYLIPAIALYTIVLGTLSLLSVLVDRQGHLAHGCARAWAWLILKTTRVTVDISGLDTLPRDRPFLFLANHQSIYDIPVIFWHVPYQLRILAKASLGRFPFLGWHLSRTGHVLVDRSNPGNSTMLQIKELMRQRVSLIVFPEGTRSADGRVARFRGGIVMLAIEAGLPIVPVAIEGTRHVMLKGRLMTCPGHVRVRVLPVVPTEGLEVGEARKLAGVVERQVREAVEALQQGGA from the coding sequence ATGCGCGTACCCCCCTTCCATTGGTGGCGGACGGTCTTCTACCTGATCCCCGCCATCGCCCTCTACACCATCGTCCTCGGGACGCTGTCGCTGCTGTCGGTGCTGGTGGACCGCCAGGGCCACCTCGCGCATGGCTGCGCCCGCGCCTGGGCATGGCTGATCCTGAAGACCACCCGGGTCACCGTCGACATCAGCGGCCTCGACACGCTGCCGCGCGACCGGCCGTTCCTCTTCCTGGCCAATCACCAGAGCATCTACGACATCCCGGTGATCTTCTGGCACGTGCCGTACCAGTTGCGCATCCTCGCGAAGGCGTCGCTCGGCCGGTTCCCCTTCCTGGGTTGGCACCTCAGTCGCACGGGGCACGTCCTGGTCGACCGCAGCAACCCGGGCAACTCGACGATGCTGCAGATCAAGGAGCTGATGCGACAGCGCGTGTCGCTGATCGTGTTCCCCGAGGGGACGCGCAGCGCCGACGGCCGTGTCGCGCGGTTCCGCGGCGGCATCGTGATGCTCGCCATCGAGGCGGGCCTGCCGATCGTGCCGGTGGCGATCGAGGGGACGCGTCACGTGATGCTGAAGGGGCGCCTGATGACCTGCCCCGGGCACGTCCGCGTGCGTGTGCTGCCGGTGGTGCCGACCGAGGGACTCGAGGTCGGTGAGGCGCGCAAGCTGGCGGGTGTCGTCGAGCGCCAGGTGCGCGAGGCCGTCGAGGCCCTGCAGCAGGGGGGCGCGTGA
- the gltX gene encoding glutamate--tRNA ligase, with the protein MRVRFAPSPTGHLHVGNARTALFNWLLARGQGGTFVLRLEDTDEVRSTVTSADGILEDLRWLGLDWDEGPDKGGAFGPYRQTERLDHYRGYAARLMADGHAYHCFCSPADLEAQREVALREGRTPQYAGTCRALDPAASRARVEAGEPAAIRFRVPARDAVTFTDLVRGPITTDIGMIGDFVLIRQNGLPAYNFAVVVDDVEMRISLVVRGEDHVPNTPRQCLLYEALGVAPPQFAHLSLVLGPDHAPLSKRHGASSVGEFRARGILPEALVNYLALLGWSPGQGEELVPVEELARRFRVQDVTRSAGVFDPDKLAWMNRHYVKAAEPSRIAALLVPHLRAAGVIGEPAPGKSDLDAFLLACVPLIAGTVDQLADAPERLRPVFETPRPAATVEHLAAEGAEAARAGREVVVAFAQELSGRPRLTRETFREAAQQVRQRTGQKGRALFHPIRLALTGADSGPELDLLVPAIEAGAQVQAGAGLAPVVGCRERAAICAAALLGA; encoded by the coding sequence ATGCGCGTCCGCTTCGCTCCGAGCCCGACAGGCCACCTGCACGTCGGGAACGCCCGCACCGCGCTCTTCAACTGGCTGCTCGCCCGCGGCCAGGGCGGCACGTTCGTCCTGCGTCTCGAGGACACCGACGAGGTTCGCTCCACTGTCACGTCGGCCGACGGCATCCTCGAGGACCTCCGCTGGCTTGGGCTGGACTGGGACGAGGGGCCCGACAAGGGCGGCGCGTTCGGCCCCTACAGGCAGACCGAGCGGCTCGATCACTATCGCGGGTACGCCGCGCGCCTGATGGCCGACGGCCACGCCTACCACTGTTTCTGCTCGCCCGCCGATCTCGAGGCGCAGCGCGAGGTCGCATTGCGCGAGGGCCGGACGCCACAGTACGCCGGCACCTGCCGCGCACTCGACCCTGCGGCCAGCCGCGCGCGTGTCGAGGCTGGTGAACCCGCGGCGATTCGATTCCGCGTGCCGGCCCGCGATGCCGTCACGTTCACCGATCTCGTCCGCGGACCGATCACGACCGACATCGGCATGATCGGCGACTTCGTGCTCATCAGGCAGAACGGCCTCCCCGCCTACAACTTCGCGGTCGTCGTCGACGATGTGGAGATGCGGATCTCGCTGGTGGTGCGTGGCGAGGATCACGTGCCCAACACGCCGCGGCAGTGCCTGCTGTACGAGGCGCTCGGCGTGGCGCCGCCGCAGTTTGCGCACCTGTCGCTCGTGCTCGGGCCCGATCACGCGCCGCTGTCCAAGCGGCACGGCGCGTCGAGCGTCGGCGAGTTCCGGGCGCGCGGCATCCTTCCGGAGGCCCTGGTGAACTACCTCGCGCTGCTCGGTTGGTCGCCGGGCCAGGGCGAGGAACTGGTGCCCGTGGAGGAACTGGCGCGCCGGTTCCGCGTGCAGGACGTGACCCGGAGTGCTGGCGTGTTCGATCCCGACAAGCTCGCCTGGATGAACCGGCATTACGTGAAGGCCGCCGAGCCGTCACGCATCGCGGCGCTCCTGGTCCCGCACCTGCGCGCCGCCGGCGTGATCGGCGAACCCGCGCCTGGCAAGTCCGACCTCGACGCGTTCCTGCTCGCCTGCGTGCCGCTGATCGCCGGAACCGTGGACCAGCTGGCCGACGCGCCGGAGCGGCTGCGCCCGGTGTTCGAGACACCTCGCCCAGCGGCGACGGTCGAGCACCTGGCTGCGGAGGGCGCCGAGGCCGCCCGGGCCGGGCGCGAGGTGGTCGTTGCCTTCGCGCAGGAGTTGAGCGGCCGTCCACGCCTCACGCGGGAGACGTTCCGGGAGGCCGCGCAGCAGGTGCGGCAGCGGACCGGGCAGAAGGGGCGCGCGTTGTTCCATCCGATCCGCCTGGCGCTGACCGGCGCCGACAGTGGCCCCGAGCTCGATCTGCTCGTGCCGGCGATCGAGGCCGGCGCGCAGGTGCAGGCCGGGGCCGGGCTGGCTCCCGTGGTCGGCTGTCGCGAGCGTGCGGCCATCTGCGCCGCGGCGCTGTTGGGGGCCTGA